The stretch of DNA GGGGGTGATCCTTCCGATGTATGCGTAAAACACCTCGTGTTGTacaggaagaagaaatcacttccgagaaaaaagaagatgcaACAGGGAGAATGGCATGTGGGTATTGCGTTTTGACTAGTATCGTAACTTTGCGTTGGAATAAGGTTCAGCAATCGTGCATTGACCAGAATTTATATTAGAAGTATATTACGATATAGGATAAGAAGATGGCATGAATGATgtgaaacgcaaggatttATAATGCGATTGGGAGAATGAATGACGACGTATAAAACtaaaacagaaatatatacattatTACGTAAAAATGGAGCTTCCTTTCGTGTATTCCCTTATTCCCGAGAAGTATCTCGAGTAAAATCTGAATACCTCgcaatatattttttatcgaCGACGGACCCAATAAGTATCTAAAAATTCCTCAATATCCCATAATGAGTTGCATGAAGGTATATGTCGGTAAATTAGTGGTTAAACTGTGTTAATAGTtacaaataaaatcaaatcCTCGTATAATATATTAGggaggtatataaaacttaGAAAAAGGTGGGTTTGAGATATTTGTTGAAATTCTCTTTTCGACGaaattgatattattaGATTCACAGAAAATACTAGAAGATTTTTCTCGAGGAGATAGGAACCCAAAATAGGGAAATCGATAATCATATATaatattgattttattattaaatATCATGTCTTATACGTTAATCCTATTACATCATCGATCCTTGCGTGTCAGCTTCCTCTAACTTCGATGACAGCTTTTCATAcgataatatactagtagttgattttttttcgagCAGTGcacagaagaagagagaCAGAAGTTACCTTATGCaaaaatactaataatatGGATACTAGTTAATAGACGGTAGTTTGTTGTTATTACTGTTTTGGGTAGTGTGTCTTCGTTCGTTTTAGGTGCGGTCAGCGCTTATCTTTTTAAGTAATTGCTAACGTATGCGATGTAGTTTCAACTATGACAAACTCTCTGTTGTACCGCAGAATGAGGTACCTCAGTATAGCAATGCGTCTTCCCAAACGTTCATGGAGCAGAGCACATATGAGACAACCTTATAACGAGACGAACAGATTGAGcaacataaggtaaaactATGCCTCCCTTGGCTGAGCTACCAAAACGTACAAATACCTGAGCAATTAGTTTACATTCAAGATCCCTGCGCTTCCAGCATTTAGTGTACTGTATATATTGTATAgtattgttggaataagtgattaccactatacatttattcatataaattgttgtagttgatgacgaacattctttaacatgatactaatgatgttgagtaaattaatactaacattcttatggtgataccaatttaaatggagtagggaaattctaattatagaatttcctgcactaataagataaagatctattaattgtccagaacttagtatataagaagatgagttaacactaaattcttatcatcaacactctgatttatgtctgaaccttttggtttaatacaaccaatcagcgtgtgttttatatacctctcttatatagattaagaaggaacgactattcttaattattacaacttactaaactactaattatcaacaagtATATAGGATAATCCGTTTTGGCAACAGGGTTATCCCCAAAGATCGTTCGTATTAGGACTGTCAAGACCCCTGGTATTATTTGAGCATCATAATTCGATGCTAACGTAGTCACCCTCGGTAGCCAAGTTGGTTTAAGGCGCAAGACTGTAATTTATTACCACGAAATCTTGAGATCGGGCGTTCGACTCGCCCCCGAGGGattttttgtcatttttttaacTCTCAAACAGGCAAAAGTGAGGtgttttttaaaagaaagaggtATGATAGCCATAGTGAGCACTTAGCCTTTAAAGATAAATTCAGTAGAGATACGTAAACAGTCGTGATAAATATGTAATAcattatattattttaagtagattgatttctttttttttcctcttcttgtttccatttgctttttctttttcgttctttgcagttgtttttttttgttgtttatTAGTCTATATCCATGTAATCGTTGGCGGCATTGGGTAGTTGTGATGCAATTATATTTTGAGAAGGCAGGGTATGATACTGGTGCTGTATGATACTGGTATTACCATTGAGGCGCGTGTTTGTTATTTCGTGATTACTGTTGCCGAAGTAGCCATGAATCATATACTCTTCGGTTTCCGAGTACAACTCGGATTCGTTCATAAAACCACCGTTCGTGCCGTGTTGCATACCCACCGATTTCAGGGGAGGTATCCCGATATTTCTCTGATATTGAATATTATTAATGGTAGTAATAGTAGTAGCTGTGGTAGCTGTGGTAGTAGTAGAAGAACAAGTGATATTACTACTGTTGCTACTATTGTTAGTATTGGCAGCCCCAGAACTGGCCGGAAATTTTGTGCTTGCAGGATCTCGCTTTGTTCTCTTCGTCCTTTGGTACAAACTATGCGTGTCAAACTCAAAATgatcattatttcttttatttacgattttatcattattggCGTCGCTGTTATATGTGGCGCCGGCATTGCCACCAGAGTTGCAATTGTTAGTTTGGAACGCACTATTGTGTTCATAGTATGAGAGCATTTCACGCATACACTAAAGTCTTAACCTAATGAATGAAAGCAGCCAGACTAGAAAAAAAGCCCTTAATTGTTTCTGTCGCAATCCTATTGTATTGTTACTCTAATATTGgcaaaacgaaaaaaataaaaaaaaaaaaataaatcaaaGTCTGCTGAGTGGTaagggaaaaaataattgagAATAAAATGTTACCCTTATAAGACACGTGTATAATGATATTAAAATATGATATTGTGTTACCCTGTCTGGTGCCATGACAACGGACAGGGGCAATCACTGGACTAGGTAAATATATATGGCTTTGATGAAACTGTCAAGACACACAAAACAGCAAGATGTTGGATTATACCACAGttagatgaaaaaaaatggtcaAGCCTCGAGCATTAAGCCATTTCCCTCGCCCTATACTGCCATGCAGTGCAAAAAAAGGCCCAAGATAGGCCTTGAACGTCCCGTTCGGGAAAAATGTAAATAGAAGCATGTGCCGCTTCGAGGCCCCCGATACATTTTTCAACATCTCCTTGATACTTAAACAGCAGACAAACGAGCAACACGCACGCAAGAAGATCTGTTGCTATTCTTGCTTGTATCCGTAGACATCACACAGGCTAAGTACAGTAACACGCATTCACACAATAGTATGGTTAAGGTCTGGAATATAACGCTGCGTTTGCTAGTATTGCTGTTTTTAGCAGGTAACACATTGCTgttgattttgatgattATATCTGGTGCCACAGACCATTACCCCGTAAACAGATTCTATTGGGTGCAAGGCAATACGACAGGTATACCCAATGCTGGGGACGAAACTCGATGGACATTCTGGGGCGCCTGTCTACAGGATAAAGACGGCTCGGATACCTGCACAAGTGATTTGGCACCTGCCTACCCGATTTCACCAGTGGACAACTTCAATACACACATCAATGTCCCCCATCAGTTTATTTCTAAAAGAGACGCGTTTTACTATCTGACGAGATTTTCattctgtttcttttggatTGCATTGGCCTTTGTGGGAGTGTCGTTTATTCTCTACATTCTAACATGGTGTTCGCAGATGCTTTCGAATATGGTTCTTGTGCTTATGTCTTTTGGAGTCGTCTTCAATACGGCCGCTGTTGTCTTGCAGACGGCCGCCTCTGCTATGGCGAAAAACGCTTTCCATGACGATGATCGTAGTGCGCAATTGGGTGCTTCTATGATGGGTATGGCTTGGGCAAGTGTCTTTTTGAGTATTGTGGAATTTACCTTGTTGGTTTTCTGGTCTGTTAGAGCTAGACTGGCCTCTACTTACCCCATGGACAATTCAAGATATAGGACTTCCTCCAAATGGAACCCCTTCCATAGAGAAAAGGAGCAAGCCACCGACCCAATTTTGGCTGGTACTACTCCCGAAGACATGCAACAAAGCGCAAGCGTAGTGGGGCCTTCTTCCCATACTAATGCGGTCACTGCTACTACCGCTGCGGAAAATCAACCTAAAGGTATCAACTTCTTTACCATAAGAAAATCGCACGAGCGCCCGGACGATGTTTCTGTCTAGTAGGGACAAAGCCCGCCTTTTGTAATATATACTTATACCCTCTCCTTCTCTCCCCTGCAACATAATAGTTAACTCctaatattaataataatatcctACAATTTCCTTAGCACCGGGGCACTCTCGCCCGAACGACCTCAAAACGCTTGCTACATCCATAATATTCAGAACTAcatcactttttttttgtacataaaaatatataccaCATGTCACTGCTGATCCTTGCTGACGAGCGTATACAAGCTCGATAGCTGGTCTTTACCGTGCCATTCCCTGCCGTCATGGACTACAACAAGAGATCTTCCGTCTCCACCGTACCTAATGCTGCTCCCATAAGAGTCGGGTTCGTCGGCCTAAATGCAACCAAAGGATGGGCAATTAAAACACATTATCCGGCTATATTGCAATTATCGTCACAATTCCAAATCACCGCTTTATATAGCCCAAAGATAGAGACTTCCATTGCCACCATTCAGCGCTTGAAGCTAAGTAATGCCACTGCATTTCCCACTTTAGAATCATTTGCCTCGTCTGCCACTGTAGACATGATAGTGATCACCATTCAAGTGGCCAGTCATTATGAGGTTCTTATGCCCCTCTTGAAgttctcaaaaaataacCCCAACCTCAAGTACCTTTTTGTAGAGTGGGCGCTAGCATGTTCTTTAGATCAAGCTGAATCCATCTATAAGGCAGCTGCTGAACGTGGGCTACAAACCATCATCTCTTTACAAGGCCGTAAATCACCATATATCTTGAGGGCAAAAGAACTAATATCCCAAGGTTACATTGGCGAAATTAATTCGATCGAAATTGCTGGGAACGGCGGTTGGTATGGTTACGAAAGGCCCGTTAAATCGCCAAAGTATATTTATGAAATTGGAAATGGTGTAGATTTAGTCACCACGACATTTGGTCATACCATCGATATTTTACAGTACATGACATGTTCGTATTTTTCGAGAATAAATGCAATggttttcaataatataCCGGAGCAAGAACTGATAGATGAGCGTGGCAACCGATTGGGTCGGCGAATTTCCAAGACCGTCCCGGATCACCTTTTATTCCAAGGCACATTATTGAACGGTAATGTCCCCGTATCATGCAGTTTCAAAGGTGGCAAACCTACCAAGAAATTCACTAAAAACTTAGTAATAGACATTCATGGTACCAAGGGAGATTTAAAACTTGAAGGTGATGCCGGATTCGCggaaatttcaaatctagTTCTTTATTACAGTGGTACTAGGGCAAATGACTTCCCGCTAGCTAACGGTCAACAAGTTCCTTTAGATCCTGGATATGATGCGGGCAAGGAGATCATGGAAGTATATCACCTACGGAATTATAATGCCGTCGTGGGTAATATTCATCGACTGTACCAATCTATTTctgattttcattataataCGAAGAAAATCCCTGAATTACCTTCACAGTTTGTTATGCAGGGCTTCGATTTTGAAGGCTTTCCCACTTTGATGGACGCTCTGATATTACACAGATTGATTGAGAGCGTTTACAAGAGTAATATGATGGGTTCTACGTTAAATGTTAGCAATATCTCTCATTATACTTTATAAATGCATTCTCTTCTGTGCATGCTCCCAGTGTAACGAATGTTATGAAAAGtttataaatatatttACATAAAATAACCCTGTTATTTCTAGTTTTGAACTTTACTTGCGTAgctagttttcttttttctttttttgcacATACGAAAGCTTTTATTCAACATGATAAAACTAGATTATCTAGGTTCCTTggtaaaaaatgaataaacaCTTGTAAAAGACAGATGTTGCG from Saccharomyces mikatae IFO 1815 strain IFO1815 genome assembly, chromosome: 13 encodes:
- the GAL80 gene encoding transcription regulator GAL80 (similar to Saccharomyces cerevisiae GAL80 (YML051W); ancestral locus Anc_1.500), with the protein product MDYNKRSSVSTVPNAAPIRVGFVGLNATKGWAIKTHYPAILQLSSQFQITALYSPKIETSIATIQRLKLSNATAFPTLESFASSATVDMIVITIQVASHYEVLMPLLKFSKNNPNLKYLFVEWALACSLDQAESIYKAAAERGLQTIISLQGRKSPYILRAKELISQGYIGEINSIEIAGNGGWYGYERPVKSPKYIYEIGNGVDLVTTTFGHTIDILQYMTCSYFSRINAMVFNNIPEQELIDERGNRLGRRISKTVPDHLLFQGTLLNGNVPVSCSFKGGKPTKKFTKNLVIDIHGTKGDLKLEGDAGFAEISNLVLYYSGTRANDFPLANGQQVPLDPGYDAGKEIMEVYHLRNYNAVVGNIHRLYQSISDFHYNTKKIPELPSQFVMQGFDFEGFPTLMDALILHRLIESVYKSNMMGSTLNVSNISHYTL
- the SUR7 gene encoding Sur7p (similar to Saccharomyces cerevisiae SUR7 (YML052W); ancestral locus Anc_1.501), producing the protein MVKVWNITLRLLVLLFLAGNTLLLILMIISGATDHYPVNRFYWVQGNTTGIPNAGDETRWTFWGACLQDKDGSDTCTSDLAPAYPISPVDNFNTHINVPHQFISKRDAFYYLTRFSFCFFWIALAFVGVSFILYILTWCSQMLSNMVLVLMSFGVVFNTAAVVLQTAASAMAKNAFHDDDRSAQLGASMMGMAWASVFLSIVEFTLLVFWSVRARLASTYPMDNSRYRTSSKWNPFHREKEQATDPILAGTTPEDMQQSASVVGPSSHTNAVTATTAAENQPKGINFFTIRKSHERPDDVSV
- the SMKI13G0800 gene encoding uncharacterized protein (similar to Saccharomyces cerevisiae YML053C; ancestral locus Anc_1.503); translated protein: MLSYYEHNSAFQTNNCNSGGNAGATYNSDANNDKIVNKRNNDHFEFDTHSLYQRTKRTKRDPASTKFPASSGAANTNNSSNSSNITCSSTTTTATTATTITTINNIQYQRNIGIPPLKSVGMQHGTNGGFMNESELYSETEEYMIHGYFGNSNHEITNTRLNGNTSIIQHQYHTLPSQNIIASQLPNAANDYMDID